The following coding sequences are from one Ruminococcus flavefaciens AE3010 window:
- a CDS encoding GntR family transcriptional regulator has translation MNINISNSSGEPIYIQIANQIKTMILEGKLKEGEVLPSMRILATELRISFMTTKRAYEELERDGFIESYTGKGSFVKAQNIELYREEQIKSIESLLMEAGDSARKIGVTMEELHELLDLVNGGE, from the coding sequence ATGAATATTAACATCAGTAACTCATCCGGTGAGCCTATCTATATACAGATAGCAAACCAGATAAAGACTATGATACTGGAGGGAAAGCTAAAAGAGGGCGAAGTTCTGCCCTCTATGCGAATTCTCGCAACTGAGCTCCGTATTAGTTTTATGACAACCAAACGCGCATATGAGGAGCTTGAACGTGATGGCTTTATTGAAAGCTATACTGGAAAGGGCTCTTTCGTAAAGGCGCAGAACATAGAGCTTTATCGGGAAGAGCAGATCAAAAGTATAGAATCTCTACTCATGGAAGCAGGCGATTCAGCACGCAAGATAGGCGTTACAATGGAGGAACTTCACGAATTGCTCGACCTTGTTAACGGAGGGGAATAA
- a CDS encoding ABC transporter ATP-binding protein, with protein MNDYVNAVEIKGVTKKYDGFTLDNISFDIPKGCIMGFIGQNGAGKTTTIRSLLHITDINDGEIKLLGLDHIKDENAIKKRIAVVFDELPFHDVFNAKDMARIFEGMYPEWDNAAYLNYIERFQLPQKKRIGQFSKGMKMKLQIACALSHNAELLVMDEATTGLDPVVRDEILHIFMEYLQNGERSILMSSHITSDLEKIADMVTFIDKGRILLTGYKDEIIEKHGILKCDKDKIQEIDAEDIVSIRTNNFGAEVMVTNRESASCKYRDCVIDPASLDDIMLYYVHRDAKEWS; from the coding sequence ATGAATGACTATGTAAACGCTGTTGAGATCAAGGGCGTTACAAAAAAATATGACGGCTTTACGCTGGATAATATAAGCTTTGATATACCTAAGGGCTGTATCATGGGCTTTATCGGGCAGAATGGTGCTGGCAAAACTACTACTATTCGCAGTTTGCTCCACATTACCGATATAAATGATGGCGAGATCAAACTGCTCGGTCTTGACCATATTAAGGACGAAAATGCAATAAAAAAGCGTATCGCCGTGGTGTTTGACGAGCTGCCGTTCCATGATGTGTTCAATGCAAAGGATATGGCACGAATCTTCGAGGGTATGTACCCTGAATGGGATAATGCTGCATATTTAAATTATATTGAGCGCTTTCAGCTCCCCCAGAAAAAGAGAATAGGCCAGTTCTCCAAGGGTATGAAAATGAAATTGCAGATAGCCTGCGCCCTATCTCATAATGCAGAGCTTCTTGTTATGGACGAAGCAACTACAGGACTTGACCCTGTTGTACGTGACGAGATACTGCACATATTTATGGAGTATCTGCAAAACGGCGAGCGCTCTATCCTGATGTCCTCGCATATTACCTCTGACCTTGAAAAGATAGCCGATATGGTGACTTTCATTGACAAAGGCAGGATACTTCTTACAGGCTACAAGGATGAAATTATCGAGAAGCACGGTATCCTCAAATGCGACAAAGACAAGATACAAGAGATAGACGCTGAGGATATCGTCAGCATACGCACCAACAATTTTGGTGCAGAGGTCATGGTGACTAACCGTGAGAGTGCTTCCTGCAAATATCGTGACTGCGTGATAGACCCGGCAAGCCTTGACGATATCATGCTTTACTATGTTCACCGTGATGCAAAGGAGTGGTCGTAA
- a CDS encoding ABC-2 transporter permease — translation MTGLVYKEWKQNRWFILSMMLCGFAPLFVLLLMRGEISNIGNAPLRIGGLIAGFLVAGALQMLVLRGDDRKLWGYWITATPEGYKGFLRLKYEMIFAMVVLFLFSLQCVDRGYCAVAADMGITEIEEVSGIAVPLCFVQILSRAIDIPFVYRFGSKKGSIIKMIFMVTGAVVISVLMILNAEHFDTVIEMCKKVFNVQNSSLILSVCLVVCLALYYLSYRITCRLYLKGVEQYDH, via the coding sequence ATGACAGGACTGGTTTACAAGGAATGGAAGCAGAATCGATGGTTTATTCTATCTATGATGCTTTGCGGATTTGCTCCGTTGTTTGTTCTGCTGTTGATGCGTGGAGAAATATCTAATATAGGTAATGCTCCGCTTCGTATCGGCGGACTGATAGCAGGATTTCTTGTGGCAGGTGCTTTGCAGATGCTGGTACTGCGCGGCGATGACCGCAAGCTGTGGGGCTATTGGATAACTGCAACACCTGAAGGCTACAAGGGATTTCTCCGTTTGAAGTATGAGATGATATTTGCTATGGTGGTATTGTTTCTGTTTTCACTGCAATGTGTGGACAGAGGGTACTGTGCTGTTGCCGCAGATATGGGAATTACAGAGATTGAAGAAGTCAGCGGCATTGCCGTTCCACTCTGCTTTGTGCAGATACTTTCCCGTGCCATTGACATTCCTTTTGTCTATCGTTTTGGAAGTAAAAAAGGAAGTATTATCAAAATGATCTTTATGGTCACGGGAGCTGTTGTCATTTCAGTATTAATGATACTGAATGCAGAGCATTTTGATACGGTCATTGAGATGTGCAAAAAGGTATTCAATGTACAGAATAGCTCTCTGATACTGTCGGTCTGTCTGGTAGTATGTCTTGCGCTGTACTATCTTTCTTACCGTATTACTTGCAGGCTGTATCTGAAAGGAGTGGAGCAGTATGACCACTAA
- a CDS encoding CPBP family intramembrane glutamic endopeptidase, with translation MTTKKENAKRLGIYLLIVFAFMLFYILCAKLMHHSNTVYYIIYMIFSFSPAIASLITRAVTKEGFRDMKLHLHLTGNIRYYLLAFGLPLIFFSARILLPIIVSGHSNWLGVFTVQDAVASVFMLAALSVVQSIGLLGEELGWRGYMNQKMEPLFGTVGTCLFGGVVWSLWHLPMDLAGWLDGEDTFSDTLMTCGGRMLLLTCFGTFLMWLTKKTDSVFPAVVAHFMYNESQGAVMSLLAQGNIPENTSLPLWTDVMRYLPLLVIAVIFMILLLKNKKKEIKTL, from the coding sequence ATGACCACTAAAAAAGAAAATGCGAAACGGCTCGGAATCTATCTGCTGATCGTATTTGCTTTCATGCTGTTTTACATTCTTTGCGCCAAGCTCATGCACCATTCAAATACGGTATACTACATCATATACATGATATTTTCATTTTCTCCTGCGATAGCAAGCCTTATCACAAGAGCTGTTACCAAAGAAGGCTTCCGCGATATGAAACTGCACCTGCACCTTACAGGCAATATCAGGTATTATCTGCTTGCATTCGGGCTTCCGCTGATATTCTTTTCAGCAAGGATACTGCTCCCCATTATCGTAAGCGGACACAGCAATTGGCTAGGCGTATTCACAGTTCAGGATGCGGTGGCAAGTGTATTCATGCTTGCGGCATTATCGGTTGTTCAGTCAATCGGTCTGCTTGGTGAGGAGCTTGGCTGGCGTGGATATATGAATCAGAAAATGGAGCCGCTATTCGGCACGGTCGGCACCTGTTTGTTCGGCGGTGTCGTGTGGAGCCTGTGGCATCTGCCAATGGATCTGGCAGGCTGGCTTGACGGTGAAGATACATTTTCCGATACGCTGATGACGTGCGGCGGAAGAATGCTCTTACTGACGTGCTTCGGTACATTCTTGATGTGGCTGACAAAAAAGACGGATAGCGTATTTCCTGCGGTGGTGGCGCATTTTATGTATAATGAAAGTCAGGGCGCTGTCATGAGTCTTTTAGCACAGGGCAATATACCTGAGAATACTTCTCTTCCATTATGGACAGATGTTATGAGATATTTACCTTTGCTTGTCATAGCTGTGATATTTATGATATTACTTTTGAAAAACAAGAAAAAAGAGATTAAAACATTATAA
- a CDS encoding coproporphyrinogen-III oxidase family protein, with the protein MWLTKSVKPFTFRNEYDQILPYEECDNLGLYVHIPFCKSICNFCPYCKTLYSAEQCDRYINSLIEEIHLIGGQNTKRKEATSLYFGGGTPALAANRIKEIIDALNEHFIITEGIGVELHPDNVNADVLQVLKDAGVTKISIGIQSFCSKYQKILGRKAIDTDAMKAALTEVHFETVSMDFIFALPGQTYDDLRSDIDMAFSLGANHIAIYPFIDFTFTESQISTLPKKEKRKLLDAITEYCYRQGYSRSSIWTFSSRSDANYSSMTRDNFLGFGCSATSLFKEQFKINTFDVGSYCERIGSGDLATSLTIRFTKRQRMIYWLFWTAYSTKVNTMDFENFFGVPLKKMYGFELWLAKLCGFIKEHDGTYEMTLKGAFYYHYYENFYTLSYIDKMWGIMRKKAFPERIEL; encoded by the coding sequence ATGTGGCTTACAAAGTCTGTGAAGCCGTTTACGTTCAGAAATGAATATGACCAGATACTGCCGTATGAAGAATGCGATAATCTTGGACTGTATGTTCATATCCCGTTCTGCAAAAGTATCTGCAACTTCTGCCCTTATTGCAAGACGCTGTATTCTGCCGAACAATGTGACAGATACATAAATTCTCTGATTGAAGAGATACATCTTATCGGAGGTCAGAATACTAAGCGAAAGGAAGCAACCAGTCTCTATTTCGGCGGCGGAACACCGGCACTGGCTGCAAACCGAATAAAAGAGATCATAGATGCGCTGAATGAACACTTCATCATCACGGAGGGGATAGGTGTTGAGCTTCATCCCGATAATGTGAATGCGGATGTTCTGCAAGTACTGAAAGATGCAGGAGTAACAAAGATCAGCATCGGAATTCAATCATTCTGCAGCAAGTATCAGAAGATCCTCGGCAGAAAGGCAATAGATACCGATGCGATGAAGGCTGCATTGACGGAAGTCCATTTTGAAACAGTATCTATGGACTTTATCTTTGCATTGCCCGGACAGACCTATGATGATCTGAGATCTGATATTGACATGGCTTTTTCATTGGGGGCTAATCATATTGCCATTTACCCGTTTATCGATTTCACTTTTACAGAAAGTCAAATTTCTACATTGCCAAAAAAAGAGAAACGGAAACTTTTGGATGCTATTACTGAGTACTGCTACAGGCAGGGATATTCCAGAAGCTCCATCTGGACATTTTCAAGCAGGTCTGATGCAAACTATTCCTCAATGACCCGAGATAATTTTTTGGGGTTCGGCTGTTCTGCAACGAGTTTATTCAAAGAGCAGTTCAAGATAAATACTTTTGATGTGGGCTCGTACTGCGAAAGGATAGGTTCCGGAGACCTCGCTACATCTCTGACTATACGCTTTACTAAGCGTCAGAGAATGATTTACTGGCTATTCTGGACGGCATACAGTACAAAAGTGAATACAATGGATTTTGAGAACTTTTTCGGAGTGCCGCTGAAGAAAATGTACGGCTTTGAATTATGGCTTGCGAAATTATGCGGCTTTATTAAAGAACATGACGGCACCTATGAAATGACACTGAAGGGCGCTTTCTATTACCACTACTATGAGAATTTCTATACCTTGTCCTATATAGACAAGATGTGGGGAATCATGCGAAAAAAAGCGTTCCCTGAACGTATCGAGCTGTAA
- a CDS encoding radical SAM protein, whose amino-acid sequence MKISSFLYLAAFGTKTILFRKKAPILGTVIVTDKCNLHCKHCSVNNITAIVHPYEQIRKEMQQLYNMGIRILFFCGGETFLWKDGERTLRDLVIEAKRMGFLIVNVVTNGTFPIDLPEADLILLSLDGDKERHNEIRGDTYDTIMKNISSATADNICFYMAVNQINKKCIRDVCTTARDTQNVRAVSFNFHTPYPDTKELALSKTEKAKCCDTIKQMMKEGAPVFNLTSAFPYIIENSFPTPCHQCVVMENGKVSVCGRCIDVPGLCEHCGYFFVAEYTLLFRGNLRIILEMLRTYLKFI is encoded by the coding sequence ATGAAAATTTCATCTTTTTTATACCTTGCCGCTTTTGGCACAAAGACAATCCTGTTCAGAAAGAAAGCCCCGATCCTCGGAACTGTGATCGTTACCGACAAATGCAACCTGCACTGTAAGCACTGCTCTGTCAATAACATTACGGCGATCGTTCATCCGTATGAACAGATACGAAAGGAAATGCAGCAGCTCTATAATATGGGTATCCGTATACTGTTCTTCTGCGGCGGTGAAACATTCCTATGGAAGGACGGCGAACGCACCCTGAGAGACTTGGTCATTGAAGCGAAAAGAATGGGATTTCTCATTGTGAATGTGGTCACAAATGGTACGTTCCCGATTGATCTGCCTGAGGCTGATCTGATTCTTTTAAGTCTTGACGGAGACAAGGAGCGTCATAATGAGATCCGTGGTGACACATACGATACGATCATGAAGAACATCAGCAGCGCCACTGCTGACAATATCTGTTTCTACATGGCTGTAAATCAGATCAACAAGAAATGTATCCGGGATGTATGCACAACAGCCCGTGATACGCAAAATGTTCGTGCAGTATCTTTCAATTTCCATACACCTTATCCAGACACAAAGGAACTGGCTCTGAGCAAAACAGAAAAGGCAAAATGCTGCGATACGATAAAACAGATGATGAAAGAAGGAGCACCGGTATTCAACCTCACAAGTGCTTTTCCGTATATTATTGAAAACAGTTTCCCTACACCGTGTCATCAGTGCGTGGTTATGGAAAACGGGAAGGTTTCTGTATGCGGACGCTGTATAGATGTACCGGGACTTTGCGAACATTGCGGATACTTTTTTGTTGCTGAATACACACTTCTGTTCCGTGGCAATCTCAGAATAATCCTTGAGATGCTTCGTACATATCTTAAATTTATTTAG